ACATTTCTGCCAACACCGTTGGCAAGCTTTAGCGCCCCAGTGGCTAACGTAGGGAAAGGAGCTTTGCTTCTTTCCCGTGTAAAATTATCAAGGATAAAAAATGGAAGCAAAAGAGAAGAAAAAAACAGGTGGACTCGCAGGTGTTGTTGCAGGTCGTTCTGCTATTTGTACCGTAGGAACGGGGCATGGTCTGAATTATCGAGGCTATGACATCTACGATCTGGCAAAAAATGCAACCTTTGAAGAAGTCTCCTACCTTTTAACCAAAGGCGCTCTACCCACACAAAGTGAGCTTGAAATTTACAAAAAAGAGCTCATTCAAGCGCGTGCATTACCCGATGCACTCAAAGTGGTGCTTCGCACACTGCCTAAAAATGCTCATCCGATGGACATTATGCGTACGGGCTGTTCGACACTGGGGTGTTTAGAGCCAGAAGCCGATAATTTTAGCGATCAAGGTGCGAAGATTACCCGTTTGATGGGCATTTTTCCTTCCATCTTACTCTACTGGCACCACTACCATGTGAATGGCAAAGAGATCGATACGAACAGTTCACAAGATACCATCGGTGGTTATTTTCTGGAAAAACTCCACAACAAACAACCCAGCGAACTGTGGATCAAAGCGATGCACGTCTCGTTGATTCTCTACGCGGAGCATGAATTTAACGCCTCTACATTTGTAGCACGCATTGGAGCTTCTACGCTTTCTGATATTTACTCAGCGATCACTGCGGCGATTGGCGTGCTTCGAGGACCTTTGCACGGAGGGGCGAATGAAGCAGCGATGGAGCTCATTTCAGAATATAAATCGGTACATGAAGCAACGCGTGGTATTTATGAAAAGTTAGAGAATAAAGCCAAAATCATGGGTTTTGGACACCGTGTCTATGTGAGTAATGACCCACGTAACATTGTCATCAAAGAGTGGTCACGCAAACTCGCAGACGATGTGGGCAATAGCACGATCTTCCCTATTTCTGAAATCATTGAAAAAATCATGTGGGATGAGAAAAAACTCTTTCCAAATCTTGATTTCTACAGCGCTTCAACGTACCATTTCATGGGCATTCCAACAGCTTACTTTACGCCGATATTTGTTATGAGCCGAACAGCGGGTTGGGCAGCGCACGTGGTCGAACAACGAGGCGACAACAAACTCATTCGCCCCAATTCAGAGTACATAGGACCAGAGAATAGAGCCTATGTTGACATCAAAAACCGATAAATAAAGGAACACTATGAGTACAGATATGGGTATTTTAGATACCAAGCGACCCGAGTTTGACCCCCTTTTAACCGACATTGCACGTTACGCTTCAGAATTTAGCATCAAAAGCGATGATGCCTATGAGACAGCGCGTTACTGTTTAATGGATACGCTAGGATGTGGACTTTTAGCCCTGAAATTTCCACAATGTACCAAACTTTTAGGACCCGTCGTTCCAGGCGCTTCGATGCCACATTTGGGTGCAAAAGTACCAGGAACTTCCTACCAACTTGACCCAGAACGTGCTGCGTTTAACGTGGGTGCGATGGTTCGATGGCTTGATTTTAATGACACATGGTTAGCGGCGGAATGGGGACATCCGAGTGATAATCTAGGCGCTATTTGGGCAGTGGGCGATTACATCAGCCGTCGCAATATCAGCGAGGGAAAAGCGCCTCTTAAAGTCAAAGACATTTTAACCGCGATGATCAAAGCGCATGAAATTCAAGGTATTTTAGCGCTTGAAAACTGCTTCAACAAAGAGGGAATGGATCACGTGCTTTTAGTCCGTGTGGCATCCACGGCGGTTGCTGCTGCAATGCTGGGAGGCACATTTGAAGAGATCAGAAATGCCGTTTCACATGCATGGGTTGATGGTGGGGCGCTTCGTTGTTACCGCCATGCGCCTAATACGGGCTCTCGTAAATCATGGGCAGCAGGCGATGCGAGCAGTCGAGGGGTGAATTTAGCGCTTAAAGCACTTGCAGGTGAAATGGGTTACCCCTCAGCGCTCAGTGCAAAATTCTGGGGGTATGAAGATGTCAAGATGGGCGGTAAGAAACTCACCATTCCACAACCTTTTGGAAGCTATGTGATGGAGCAAGTGCTGTTTAAAATCAGCTTCCCAGCCGAATTTCATGCCCAAACCGCTGTTGAGTGTGCCGTAAAACTTCACAATGAAGTCAAAGATAAGCTTGATGCAATTGAAAAAATCGTCATTACGACACAAGAGTCAGGTCACCGCATCATCAATAAAGTAGGTCCTCTTGCCAACCCAGCCGATCGTGACCACTGCATTCAGTACATGGTGGCGATTCCGCTGATTCATGGCAATTTGATCGCAGAACACTACGAAGATCTGTATGCCAACGATCCTCGTGTCGATAAACTTCGTGATAAAATGGAAGTCGTTGTCGATGCGCGTTACACCAAAGAGTACCTTGAAGCCGACAAACGCTCCATCGCCAATGCCGTACAAATCTTTTACAAAAATGGTAGCAAAAGCGAGAAAGTCGAAGTCGAATACCCAATAGGACATAAGAGGAGACGAAAAGATGGAATCCCACTTTTAATCTCAAAATTCAAACACAACCTAGCAGGCAGACTTAGCCCAAAACAGTGTGCAACTATAGAAAAAGCGTGTGAAAATCAAGCAAGCCTTGAAGCGATGAATTTCAACGAATTTAGCGACCTCTTTGCCCTATAATTTCTAAGAAGCCCTTCGTATAGGGGCTTCTTTCCCACAAAGTCTTATTAACATTTCTAATGTACAATAGCATATCTCGTTTTTACATGTAAGGACTTTTTATGCGTACTCTTATGACGACTATCCTTCTGTTCGCAACATTGATGCTCAGCGGTTGTGCTCCAAAAGAGGTCAATTTAGCAACCATCAACCCTGTTTTGAGTCCTGCGCCTAACCAAATTATTGCGGTCTACGATCCTGATCGCGACACGATTATGTTTCATGAGTTTTCACTGAAAAACAGTGTTTTAGTGGAGCAAACGTGGGGCAAAGTCTTGCCATTTCGGGTCGAATTTATGGATTTGTGGGTGACGGGTTTGGGGCATGATATTCGTCGTTTGACCAATGGAAATGCCGAAACGATCAAGGAAGCATTGCTGTATGACGCAGCATTGCAAGGGATGCAAACCTTACATGTAAACCAAAAAGATTATATTATCGACTACGAATTTGCCCGCGATATGCAAAGTGCGATTGATCGTTACGAAGAGAAGATGAAACGCTATGAAAGAGACCGCGAATTCCCGCGTATCATAAACCACTAATAGAGTTACTCTACAACACGCTTTTAAAGCAAAGCTTTAAAAGCTACGTTAACACTAGGTTTTCTTCGGCAGAAAGCCCACGCACCCTTGGTGCTTTTACTTCTTGCAAATTGAGTTTTGTAAAAACTCTAATCTCTTTTTGAGACGAGTTTTGGCATACTAAAAAGAAATCATTAAGAGAGAGTATCATGCAATTACCTGCTTGTCCAAAATGTAACTGTGAATATACCTACGAAGATGGCGAGATGATTATCTGCCCTGAATGTGCTCATGAGTGGTCTAAAGATGCTACGACAAACGAAGAGTCTGCGGCAAGCATCAAAGATGCGCATGGCGCAATTTTAAGCGATGGTGACACGGTTGTGCTGATTAAAGATTTGAAACTCAAAGGCTCCTCTGCGGTCATCAAAGGTGGAACCAAAGTGAAAAATATCCGTTTAAATTACGAGAGCGACCATAATTTGGACTGTAAAGTCGATGGCATTGGCGCGATGGGGCTTAAATCGGAGTTTGTCAAAAAAGCTTAAAGTACCTTTTGAATTAAAATCATATACGTTAGTGTTGCGACAAAAATGCTCAAAAGGGCGTTTTTAAACTTTACATGTAAAGCAATCGCAACACTGACACCAATAATT
Above is a genomic segment from Sulfurospirillum halorespirans DSM 13726 containing:
- the prpC gene encoding bifunctional 2-methylcitrate synthase/citrate synthase, with the protein product MEAKEKKKTGGLAGVVAGRSAICTVGTGHGLNYRGYDIYDLAKNATFEEVSYLLTKGALPTQSELEIYKKELIQARALPDALKVVLRTLPKNAHPMDIMRTGCSTLGCLEPEADNFSDQGAKITRLMGIFPSILLYWHHYHVNGKEIDTNSSQDTIGGYFLEKLHNKQPSELWIKAMHVSLILYAEHEFNASTFVARIGASTLSDIYSAITAAIGVLRGPLHGGANEAAMELISEYKSVHEATRGIYEKLENKAKIMGFGHRVYVSNDPRNIVIKEWSRKLADDVGNSTIFPISEIIEKIMWDEKKLFPNLDFYSASTYHFMGIPTAYFTPIFVMSRTAGWAAHVVEQRGDNKLIRPNSEYIGPENRAYVDIKNR
- the prpD gene encoding 2-methylcitrate dehydratase, translating into MSTDMGILDTKRPEFDPLLTDIARYASEFSIKSDDAYETARYCLMDTLGCGLLALKFPQCTKLLGPVVPGASMPHLGAKVPGTSYQLDPERAAFNVGAMVRWLDFNDTWLAAEWGHPSDNLGAIWAVGDYISRRNISEGKAPLKVKDILTAMIKAHEIQGILALENCFNKEGMDHVLLVRVASTAVAAAMLGGTFEEIRNAVSHAWVDGGALRCYRHAPNTGSRKSWAAGDASSRGVNLALKALAGEMGYPSALSAKFWGYEDVKMGGKKLTIPQPFGSYVMEQVLFKISFPAEFHAQTAVECAVKLHNEVKDKLDAIEKIVITTQESGHRIINKVGPLANPADRDHCIQYMVAIPLIHGNLIAEHYEDLYANDPRVDKLRDKMEVVVDARYTKEYLEADKRSIANAVQIFYKNGSKSEKVEVEYPIGHKRRRKDGIPLLISKFKHNLAGRLSPKQCATIEKACENQASLEAMNFNEFSDLFAL
- a CDS encoding zinc ribbon domain-containing protein YjdM, encoding MMQLPACPKCNCEYTYEDGEMIICPECAHEWSKDATTNEESAASIKDAHGAILSDGDTVVLIKDLKLKGSSAVIKGGTKVKNIRLNYESDHNLDCKVDGIGAMGLKSEFVKKA